A stretch of DNA from Arachis hypogaea cultivar Tifrunner chromosome 19, arahy.Tifrunner.gnm2.J5K5, whole genome shotgun sequence:
aaataaattattggatgaaatttcacacaaatctcataccattaaaattatcattaatagctatttgatggctataaatcacaaaaattactaatCTCCTAGTactcttttttctaaaatagtctcttgttagttttttttttttggacagttACGTCTCGTTGCTTATCAAATTCAAACTTTTGGATTTATAATacgattaaataatttatattttaaaaatatattttagttttattagatattttagtcatgaaaatatgaaaaattgatattattgattctataTTTAATAAAACTTATGTGAATAATAGATGTGATTATGAGAAAGTATTTAAGAAGAGCTAAGGGTAAAGAGGTACTGTAATTAGGGAAATTTTGTGGTGCTGAATCGGGATGCTAGCATGCAATGATGTCAAGGCGTGTCTTGATGGGAGTGTGACATCTGGATGTTGACCAGCAGACTAAGGAGTTGATTTTCCTGTTTCTCGTTCCGTGCACAAAGTTAATTAGGAATAAGAATACGTTATTATTTATACCGTAAAAGATATAGACGTTAATgtatctatataaaaataaaatgataattataatcatagaaaataattttagtgTACTAAAAATATTCTAACAGACCAATTATATAACTAACGTTTGAATATTTTTgacatacaaaaattattttctataattataattatcattttatttttatatgggtacatttattaatatttatatcttttatagatataaataataataatgtattctTAAGAATAATGAAATTGTTGATTAAACTGGGTCAGTGGGCCGTTTTCATGACTTTGTGCATGAGCTTTAAAGGTTTGGTCCTTATTTATTATAACGTGATGTAAATTGAATCCaacaaattttattagtttttggttAATATTATTTGACTAACAATCTAAAtatggaatttttttattataaaaaatgctttatttacaaataaaaattaacctaattttaattttgaagattcattttttttatatttagccCAAATTCGTTACTCCCTTAATAAACTTTATGTTATGTATGAAGTTTGTCGTACTCTTTGGCGAACTTTAAGTAAGTTCtttcaaatataaaaattcatAGTCTCCCGATttcactttttacttttcactcTTCACTATTTACTCTCCTCCGCTTTTGTGTTACTGTGTATTTTGGCTGTTTTCGATCTGTTTATCTCTTTAATTCGTCGATTCTagataattttattcttatatttcttttgaatttaatttattgttgtattattttataattttaacatatttatttagttatattaAATCTTcatgttagttttagttagtttgatAACTATTTAGTTTGATAATTAGATGATATAGCTAGTTTAGATTACTATCTAGTGTTAGTTTAGATAATATCAAATGAGCATGTAATTATGGTAGGAGATTAATAGAtgttagataataaaaaaaattattagattatttttctatttaaactaatTATAGTTTAGAGTAAAATTATATGTTAAGCTAAGAATGTAAATTAAGTTAATAACAATGAGAAATATTAATTTATTGGCTTAAACACCTAATTTGGGTTTGATTGTTTTCTTTTAAGTGATGCAGGCCTATATGATAGAGTAGCACTGTAGCAGCCCAAACAAATGAAACAAATGTGTTCAAGTGTAATGTAGGTAAATTGATCCACTACCCCAAGTCCAATCCTAACCAAGCAATGGAGAAGCAAACCTAAAGCAAAGCTTCAGTTGCTCACTCCGGACAAACAcatgagaaagagagagagaaagctttTTCTTTGAGCTCACtcactagaaaaaaaaaaaaagaaaatcaatcgaGAAAAATAATGTCCAATCACACTAATCAAAAGCATGTTAAGCTAAATCAGAGgttaaaggtgatttatttctaTTTGCATGCAAGTTaatttcttcacttcttctccaACTCTCTCCAATACCAATTTGGGTTAAAAGAAGAAAGTGGTTTCTACTTATACCTGCTGTGAATCAATGGCCTACAATGTTACTTGGGGCCAAAGAATATTTTCAAGGGTTTGGATTTGGGATTATCACTGAACAAACAAATCTCTGTTGCTCTGCACTCCTCGATCAAACAAAGAATCAGATTTGAAATCTCTAATTTTGGGGTTAATTGAAAAAAAGGAAGGGATAATTTCTGATAACCCAAAGTCCAAGAAATTGACCTTGGAGGAACCCCAACCGTGGCTCTGACTATGGTACAAAAAAGAAGATTGAATCTAATCAGAGCTCAAGGAGAGAGAACCCGAGAGAAAGAGTAAAGAGTGAATCCTCACTACTaagtttgaagtcttggaagcatTACACCTACACTAAAGGGAGCACTCCGCCAAGATGAACAACAAAGATATGAGTTGAGATGCTGGGTTTAGTGCATAGAGTTAAAGCTGTTATTCATCATCTCCTTCATATTTTATCATTTGTATTTCTgtttcaatgtatatctttcttagttttctttaagaggtaaaaggcaagaaagagaggcattgagaaaaagccatagagtgaaaaagctgagagatacacttgagagaaaagccaagagtgattttagattttttttgttgtattttctaTCTTGTGTCATATACCTGATAGGTATCCCTTactaagttgggtaagcacttaaTGTAGTGAGTCTAGGTATTAACTTAGTCAAGTCAAGTTTGTGTTAAAGCGGATTACGGTGAGTCCTAGAAAATTTGTGTATGTAATACTTGGATtaatagtgaaaattccaccaacATTGTGGTGGAGACTAaacgtaggttgcattgcacaaggcaactgaaccaggatatatggctATGTCACCTTCTTCCTTTCTACTTAAGTTatgttttttggttttatgagacaaaatgaaattgtcttcTGAATTATCCGCTGTACAAACTTAATAGAACTCGAGTTCAAATATCTATGTTTAAGGCTTAATCAACCAAAGTTAAAGAAGGccacagattcaacccccttctctaagccttttGGAACCTTCAttatagtttatggtttaggtatTTAGATCTATTTCTAATGTATTTGAtaataagttaattttaaattattttatttagattattGTTTCATATGAACTGATTATGGTGTAGAGTAAAATCATAGTTTATAATTTAAGTATTTAGATTGTTAATTTTAAAtagttttattctaatttattctaTTACATTGTAGTTTGATGGCGTAAAACATGTTTGGCTACGAGAATACCTTTTATAGACAAGATCGGATTGACCATATTGCTGGAAGACTTGGTCGAGTGGTATACTTTATAAGTTATATCTTTTATATGTCCAAAATTTGTCTTATTACTTATGGCCTCTATTTTGTATGACTCATTGATTTTCTTTGGTAGAGTCCTTAGGTCTTGTGTACAAGAAGTAATTTACTACAACGTTCGGCCGAGCGTATCAAGACACACCTTAAACGAGTAGGATCTGAGCATGTGGCATATATGTTAGAGTGAGACCATGACTGGACATTGGTCTCTACTTTGATCAAGATATGGCAACCTGAGTCCCATTCTTTTCGCCTGTCCTGTGGAAAAATGACTATCACCCTATAGGATGTGGTGTATCAGTTGGAACTCAATATTGATGGAGACCCAGTCAGAGGCTACATAGATAGGTGAGAGCAGTTCTATAATGGACGCTCTATTGAGGAGCTCTGTCAGTAGCTGTTGGGTGTTGTTCTGGGCCTCCATGATAGACAGTCATCCTCGTGATCGATCGGTTTGAACTCCGATATGTAAACATTGAACACTGTTTCTATGCAATACACGGGATGGACAAAAGCCTTCCAATCAAGCCATGCATGAGAGGATGCTGCTAGAACATGAAGGCATAAAATATGAAGAGTCTGGAAGTACCCATAGTTACACTTACCCTCATCAAGAAGTACTTGGGTAATTCTGCTGTCTGGAATCGGACATTGCTGCTAATTCCTCAATAGTAGAATTGGATCTCGACTGATCAAACTGATAAATATTCATGGTATTCACGTGCTTCAAGTTGAATTCAATAGCCTTCATCAACATCTGTGAGAACTCAACACCCACATGAAGCTGTGCCTGAGCCTCTACACCCTTTCTCACAAAAATTTCACTGAAACAAAAATAGGTCGATTTGACAAGAGAGGTAATGGGAAAATTACGAGTAGCCTTCATAATGGCATTGATGCACTTAGAGATGTTTGTTGCCATGTGCCCAAAATGACGACCTTCATCTGCATACTGCGCCCATTGTGAACGCGGCATTTCTTCAAGCTAGTTTGTGATTGCGAGATTCTCCCCCTTCAGACGACCAAAATAATGTGTGAACTCCCTGTGCAAATTCAAATATGCTGCATTAACAAGCACCTTCTTCAAGTTCTTGTTCTTGAAGTGTGTCATGAAGTTGGATACAATATGTCTTGCACAAAACGCCTGGAAGACATGAGACAATTTTCATCCACTTCTATCGGCGTTCAATGCAGCATCAATCAATTTGTGCCTATCTGAAATCACCAATAGTCCTGGCTGGGGTGTCACATGCTGCCTCAGataagaaaggaaaaataacCAAGCCTTCTTCGTCTCACTCTCGACCACGGCAAATACAATAGGTAATATGTTTGAATTGCTATCTTGAGCAATAGCCATAAGCAAAGTGCCTCCgtatttacaaaaaaatttatttttcatgaaaAAAGAACGAGAGACTTAGATCAAGTTAAgtacattgatgagcggataatttatacgctttttggcattgtttttacatagtttttagtatgatttgattagtttttagtatatttttattagtttttaattaaaaatcacatttctggaatttactaggagtttgtgtgtttttctgtgatttcagatattttctaactgaaattgaaggacttgagcaaaaatctgattcagaggctgaagaaggaccgcagatgctgttggattctgacctccctgcactcaaagtggattttctggatctacagaaacctaaatagcgcgctctcaattgtgttggaaagtagacatctagggcttttcagtaatatataatagtccatactttgtctgagtttagacgacacaaactggcgttcaatgccagctttctgccatattctggagttaaacactagaaacaggttgcaaagcagagttaaacgccagaaacaggttacaaactggtgtttaactccaaggaagacctctacatatgaaagcttcaatgctcagcccaagcacacaccaagtgggcccggaagtagatttctgcatcatttacttatttctgtaaccctagtaactagtttagtataaatagaactttttactattgtgttaggGATCTTTGGaagatctttggattatcttttgatcctttgatcacgtttagggggctggccattcggccatgcctggaccttcatcacttatgtattttcaacggtagagtttgtacacaccatagattaaggtgtggagctctgctgttcctcatgaattaatacaaagtactattatttttctattcaattcaagcctatttcttctctaagatattcattcgcacacaagaacatgatgaatgtgatgattatgtgatgctcatcatcattctcacttatgaacgcgtgcctgacaaacacttctgttctacatgcaaacaaacttgaatgcatatctcttagcctcctgatctacgatcagagtcttcgtggtataggctagaattattggcggccattcttgagatctggaatgtctaaaccttgtctgtggttctaagtaggatctgggaagggatggctgtgacgagcttcaaactcgcgagtgctgggcgtagtgacagacgcaaaaggattactggatcctattccagcatgatcgagaaccgacagatgattagtcgtgcggtgacagcgcattttggaccattttcactgagaggacgggatgtagccattgacaacggtgatgcccaacatacagcttgccatggaaaggagtatgaaggattggatgaaagcagtaggaaagcggagattcagaaggaactaagcatctctatacgcttatatgaaattctcaccaatgaattacatcagtatttctatcctattttacgttttatttatcttttaattattaaaactttataaccatttgaatccgcctgactgagatttacaaggtgaccatagcttgcttcaaaccgacaatctctatgggatcgacctttactcacgtaaggtttattacttggacgacccagtgcacttgctggttagttgtgcgaagttgtgacaaagaattaagattataaacgtgcgtataaagtttttgacgccgttaccaaggaatgaacgatcacgatttcgtgcaccaagtttttggcgccgttgccggggatcgttcgagtttggacaactgacggttcatcttgttgctcagattaggtaattttattttatttttaagctttttatttcttattttcgaaaataatacaaaaaaaaatttttttttcttctttttcgtttttcccaaaataatgttcgaaaaaaaaaaccaaaaaatttcttataaaatcataaaaaccaaaaattttatgtttcttgtgtgagtctagtgtcaaattttaagtttggtgtcaattacatctttttaatttttcttaaaatcttcgaaaattcatgcatgtgttcttcatgatcttcaagttgttcttgatgattttctatgtttgatctttaattttttttgttttgtgtcttttcttgtttttcatatgcattttcaatttgttaatgtttaaagtttgaaaatttctaagtttggtgtcttgtatgtttttcttttcttaaaaattttcaaaaataagtcttgatgttcatcttgatcttcaaagtgttcttggtgttcatcttgacattcaaagtgttcttgcatgtattagttgttttgattcataatttctatgttttgtgtcaattttgtatttttctctctcctcattaaaaattcaaaaaaaaatagctttcccttattcttctcataaatttcgaaaatttggattgacttagtcaaaaaatttttaaaatttagttgtttcctattagtcaagtcaaattttcaatttaaaaattctatcttttcaaaactttttcaaaaattaaatctttttcaatttctatatatattttcgaaatttcaaattgcttttcaaaatctttttcttatttttgtttcatattttcgaatttattgCTAGCATTCAATTTTTAGatccaaaaatttcaagttgttacttgcctattaagaaaggttcaatttttgaattttaaaaatcatatcttttagtttcttgttagtcaagtaatcaactttaatttcaaaaatcaaatctttttaatttccttctcaaatccttttcaatttaaatttcaatcatttcaatcatatctttttcaaaatcaattttcaaaatcttttctaacttcctatcttttcaaatttgattttcaaatcattttcaattaactactttattttttatttgattttaaaaattttctatttcaattatatctttttcaaagccacctaactaattctctctctctaatttttgaaaatcccctattcctttttcaaaaattccttttaattaactaattattttaaatttaaattttaatataataatttccaTAAAAGTAAAACCCTAGCAGAGAAAGAGTACGTACTCTGTActcagagagaatgagagaaggagagagcgggAGAGAGCAtttgagggtgaaacacggtgaagaagatggccatgccatcgaaagagataagggggagagtgtGGGAGGGTTTGCATCAGGTGTGAAGGAGGGATCAAGTAAGGGCGACCTTAGTTCCAGGGTGACTTCCAAGATTTCGTTCCGTGACAAGGTTATTGGTTCTACGGTAGCCACAGGGATAAATCGGGCTGAAGCTCTAGATGAGGATTCCATGGCAGTGGTCACTGGAAAACAAGGAGATCATATGCCTCCAAGAGTTTGCTTCTCCGAAGAGGCTAGGAACATCCTCTCTGAACCATACAAGGAAGCAATTGTGATTAAGGTTCTTGGAAAAAACCTTAGTTACACGGCCATGTTTCACAAATTGAAAGGGGTATGGAGGATCACCGGTGGATATGAAATCTTGGATGTGGGTTTTGGGTACTTCCTTGTTAAATTTGATCGCATGGACGATCGAGAGAAGGTTTTACTAGGGGGGCCATGGATGATCTTCGGTCACTATATTGCGGTCAAGCCATGGACACCGGATTTTAAACCTTGTGAGGACACTTTCGGGGAGACTATGGTTTGGATTCGAATCTCTGGTTTGAGCATATGGTACTATCAGGATAAAGCCATGATGAGAATCGCTTCTGCTGTGGGAAGACCAGTCAAGGTGGATCTGGCTACTAAGTTGGCGGAAAGGGGAAAATTTGCTCGGGCTTGCGTGCAAATTAATCTTGGTTTGCCGGTGGTCCGGAGTGTGATTGTCGATGAGTTTGAATATAAGGTGGAGTATGAATGCTTACACCATATTTGTGACAAGTGCAATTGTTTCGGGCATCCAGCAACTGACTGCAGAATGACCCCAATAGATTCGAAAAGGGTGGATCGAAAGGAAACATCAGTGACCGAGACGGCGGCCCGGTCGGTGCAGCCACAGGAAGcttcaaaagagaaaatttttgaatttggatgCAATCCCAAAGAGTCAGTGATAGTTGCAGAAATTGGAGAGGAATTAGATGATACGTTGCATGGGAAGGAAGTGGGATCCCAACATTTGGAAAATGAGGCTGGCTGGACCAAAGTCAGCGGTAAAATGAGAGGAAAATTGAGTCAATCAAACAAAGCCCAACAAACATCTAAAGATAAAATGCCGGTGCGCTCAAATCAGAAATTGGACCAGAACCGTGACTTTGGGCTACGTATGAGAGGAGCCGAATCAGGGCTGAAGACCGGGTCGGTTAGCGGATCTAAGGCACGCATGGCATCTTCCAAACAGCAAGGGGTGAAGGGCAAATCTGTCTCCGTTGCGGTGCCGACTTTCACTGCCATTATCAAAAACGGACACAAGAGGTTGCGCCCTTCTTCTTTGCAGAATTCGCCGTCGACTCCGGACTGCCTTGGCGACACCAGCAAGCAGCAAATCGGCAAATTGGAAGGGTTGTCAGTGGAGGGACACAGACAAACCGGGCAACAACCGGACAAGGACAAGCAAGACTCAGGGGGATATGATGGTGGATCTTCATCATATCGTTAGGGACTTCAGCTGAGGTTGGTCCTTTTTACAATACAAATTATTTTATGGATTATTTAGATTTAAGCTTTCTATTTTGGAATATTAGAGGTGCCTCTAATAAATTGGCCCGGGTTCATAGTAAGGAGTTAGCGAATAAATTTCATCCtacttttttcattctgtttgaaACCCATATTGCTTTCGAGAGGATGAAATCTTTTTGGAATAATCTAGGTTACTAGGGTGTTGGTATTGTTGAGGCTAATGGTCATAGTGGGGGTATCTGGGTTCTATGTTCTAATTCAAATATTTCTGTGAGAGTATTGGATGTAGTTGATCAATGTATCAGTTTTGAAATCACTATGGGCAATACATCTAGTTACTGCAGTGCGGTGTATGCTAATCCGCATATACATCGGCGTAAAGAACTGTGGGGTGACTTGACAAGGATTGCTAATATGATCCACGGACCTTGGATTGTGTTAGGGGACTTTAATGATATTTTGTTGCAGAGTGAAGTTAGAGGGGGGCAATTTAGACTTGCCAGAGCAGAACAATTTGCGGAAACATTGGAGGATTGTGGGCTGTTTGATATGGGGGCTATTGGGAGAAGATTCACTTGGTACAGGAAGGTGAAAGGTGGGGTGCAGGTGGCCAAGAAGCTTGATAGAGCAGTCATCAACCAGGACTGGCGACTAATGTTTCCGGAGGCTTATACTGAGGTGCTGGCGCGCCTTCACTCTGATCATTGCCCATTATTCACTAGGTGCAAGATGGCAAAGAGGGCTACCAAGGGCCATCGTCCGTTCAGATTCCAGGCTGCGTGGATGACTCATCCTCTTTTTAGGAATGTTGTTGATACAGCTTGGAATAGAGGAGCTCCGGATGTAGTTAAATGTTTGTTGGAGGTTCAAAAAGATGCAACTAGCttcaataaaaaggtttttggcaatatttttgttaagaaaagggAGTTGGAGAGGCTTTTGAATGACGTTCAGATTACTCTGGAAAGTCGGGAGGATCAACAGCTTAGGATCAAAGAGCAAGTTTTACATCAGGAACTGAATGCTGTCCTTCTTCAAGAAGAGTTGTTGTGGTATCAAAAATCTAGAGAACAATGGGTGAGATGTGGagacagaaatacaaaattttttcatctGCAGACAGTTATCAGGAgaaagaggaacaaaattcatgggTTATTTTTGGAGGATGGGTCTTGGACCACGGAGACTACGACTCTAGAAATGGCGGcaaattctttctttcaaaagcTCTTTTCTACAAGAGAGGATATTGACCTGGACgccatggggccttttccttgCCCGTCTCTTAGTACTGAGGCTTGTCAAAAGTTAGTGGAACCGGTGACGTCTGAAGAGGTTAAAAGAGCTGTGATGACCATGAGTTCATTTAAAGCCCCAGGGCCAGATGGATTTCAAGCAATTTTCTACAAAGAGTTCTGGGACTCTCTTAGCAACGATGTGTGTAGACTGGTCAAGCGAGCCTTTGAGGGTGAGCCATTGAATGCGGCTATTTTCGATACTCTCATTGTTCTAATTCCTAAAGTGGAAGTTCCCTCTTCCTTACGGGAGTTTCGGCCTATTAGCttatgtaatgtaatttataaaattgtcacaAAGGTTCTAGTTAACAGGTTCAGACCTTTCCTGTCGGAGATCATTGGTCCTTTGCAAGGAGGGTTCATTCCAGGAAGAGGAACCACGGAGAATATTATCATTGCTCAAGAGATTATGCACTTCATGAGGAACACCAAGTCTCGAAAAGGGACCATGGCAttcaagattgatttggaaaaagcttatGACAGGGTAGACTGGCGTTTTCTGGAAGCTACTTTGGTCCGGTTTGGGTTTCCAAAGGCTACCATTAATCTTATATTGAATTGTGTGACTTCCTCTTCGTTGGCAGTTTTGTGGAATGGGAACAGGCTCCAAAATTTCAATCCGAAGAGAGGGTtgaggcaaggagatcctatgtCTCCTTATCTATTTGTACTCTGTATGGAAATGCTTGCCTGCTTTATCTCTCATAGAGTTTCCCAAGGTGTGTGGAACCCAGTTGCAGTTTCTAGGAATGGACCACGactctctcatttgatgtttgcagatgatctttTGCTTTTCTGTAAGGCATCAAAAGCTCAAGTAATAGAGGTCATGCATTGTTTGGACTTGTTTTCTAGAGCGTCAGGTTTAAAGGTAAATCTTCATAAGTCAAAGGCCCAGTGTTCCAAGAGGGTGTCGGAGAGGAGAAAAGAGGTTCTCTCAGGGGTCTCTAACATCCGGTTCTGCAATGATTTGGGTAAATACCTGGGAATTAACATCGGTCATGCCAGAGCTTCCAGGAAGACGGCTCAGgagattattgaaaaaatttcgagAAAGCTCTCCAGTTGGAAAGGACGCCTACTGAATAAGGCAGGGAGGCTTTGTCTTGTTAAATCGGTTATGGCCTCTATCccagtttatgaaatgcaaatttctcttctcccgaagtatgcatgtaataaaattgattccttGATGAGACAATTCTTGTGGAAAGGCCAAGCGACTGGAAAAGGGCTGCCTCTGGTCAGGTGGGAGGTCGCCATAACTCCTAAAAAGGCAGGAGGATTGGGTATTAGGGATACTTCCTGTGCTAACATGGCGCTTCTGGGAAAGTTGGTATGGGATTGTCTAAATAATAGTGAGAAGTTATGGGTGCAGGTTCTGAAGCATAAATATCTCAGGAATCAATCTGTTATGAACGGAAACAGTAGAAATTCTTCATCGGCTACCTGGAAGAACATTGTTAGTGCCTATGAGCATCTCAAGGAAGGGCTTCATTGGAATATTGGAGATGTCCACAAATCAGTT
This window harbors:
- the LOC112778815 gene encoding uncharacterized protein yields the protein MGNTSSYCSAVYANPHIHRRKELWGDLTRIANMIHGPWIVLGDFNDILLQSEVRGGQFRLARAEQFAETLEDCGLFDMGAIGRRFTWYRKVKGGVQVAKKLDRAVINQDWRLMFPEAYTEVLARLHSDHCPLFTRCKMAKRATKGHRPFRFQAAWMTHPLFRNVVDTAWNRGAPDVVKCLLEVQKDATSFNKKVFGNIFVKKRELERLLNDVQITLESREDQQLRIKEQVLHQELNAVLLQEELLWYQKSREQWVRCGDRNTKFFHLQTVIRRKRNKIHGLFLEDGSWTTETTTLEMAANSFFQKLFSTREDIDLDAMGPFPCPSLSTEACQKLVEPVTSEEVKRAVMTMSSFKAPGPDGFQAIFYKEFWDSLSNDVCRLVKRAFEGEPLNAAIFDTLIVLIPKVEVPSSLREFRPISLCNVIYKIVTKVLVNRFRPFLSEIIGPLQGGFIPGRGTTENIIIAQEIMHFMRNTKSRKGTMAFKIDLEKAYDRVDWRFLEATLVRFGFPKATINLILNCVTSSSLAVLWNGNRLQNFNPKRGLRQGDPMSPYLFVLCMEMLACFISHRVSQGVWNPVAVSRNGPRLSHLMFADDLLLFCKASKAQVIEVMHCLDLFSRASGLKVNLHKSKAQCSKRVSERRKEVLSGVSNIRFCNDLGKYLGINIGHARASRKTAQEIIEKISRKLSSWKGRLLNKAGRLCLVKSVLKHKYLRNQSVMNGNSRNSSSATWKNIVSAYEHLKEGLHWNIGDVHKSVWYDEWTPFGTVKNPDRLFFRCPKFKTGKWHCNFFAWLDDYVSSCGEDGNKAVSFGASKQKQNRLEGHGYVVDNKVNELEERLIGLEDQLDYCKLKMGESRCIRYGFNLLAFLGGVVIASLFRTSV